A genome region from Schistocerca americana isolate TAMUIC-IGC-003095 chromosome 1, iqSchAmer2.1, whole genome shotgun sequence includes the following:
- the LOC124621898 gene encoding cuticle protein 67-like, translating to MVALKIFAFAAVLAVASAGYLSAPAVSYAAPAVAYAAPAVAYAAPAAVAPAAITSQSSNILRSFGNLGQVSTYTKTVDTPYSSVTKSDVRVSNDAIAHVAAPALAYAAPAYYH from the exons ATGGTCGCCCTCAAG ATCTTTGCCTTCGCCGCCGTGCTGGCCGTGGCCAGCGCCGGCTACCTGTCCGCCCCCGCCGTCTCCTACGCCGCCCCAGCcgtcgcctacgccgcccccgccgtcgcctacgccgcccccgcggcCGTCGCCCCCGCGGCCATCACCTCCCAGAGCTCCAACATCCTGAGGAGCTTCGGCAACCTGGGACAGGTGTCCACCTACACCAAGACCGTCGACACGCCCTACTCCAGCGTCACCAAGTCCGACGTCCGCGTCAGCAACGACGCCATCGCACACGTCGCCGCCCCCGCActggcctacgccgcccccgcgtaCTACCACTAA